One window from the genome of Amycolatopsis sp. NBC_01480 encodes:
- a CDS encoding 5-methyltetrahydropteroyltriglutamate--homocysteine S-methyltransferase, with protein MTPRPPFRADHVGSLLRPAVLREARRRHAEGEITAEQLGAVEDDTIRDVVKMQRAAGLASATDGEFRRSSWHMDFIYALGGVSRSDERLHVKFHNLAGDLEFSPPGLQVDGKVRLEEPIFARHFEFLKAHVDAGVTPKLTIPSPSMVYYRGGRAAVSETVYPDLDEFFTDLSAAYAAQLAAMGELGCTYLQLDDTSLAYLNDPAQRELVARMGGDPDTQHLRNIKQINAALAGKPEGMTVTTHLCRGNFRSSWAAEGSYEFVAEALFGELGVDGFFLEFDDERSGGFEPLRFVPRDKRVVLGLVTTKRPELEDPDALVRRIEEASRFVDVDQLCLSPQCGFSSTEEGNELTVDDQVRKLELIVSTAERVWGRE; from the coding sequence ATGACCCCACGTCCCCCGTTCCGCGCCGACCATGTCGGGAGCCTGCTGCGACCAGCCGTCCTGCGCGAGGCGCGGCGACGGCACGCCGAGGGTGAGATCACCGCCGAACAGCTCGGCGCCGTCGAGGACGACACGATCCGCGACGTGGTGAAGATGCAGCGGGCCGCGGGCCTGGCCTCGGCCACGGACGGGGAGTTCCGCCGGTCCTCGTGGCACATGGACTTCATCTACGCGCTCGGCGGCGTCTCGCGCAGTGACGAGCGGCTGCACGTGAAGTTCCACAACCTCGCCGGGGACCTCGAGTTCAGCCCGCCGGGACTCCAGGTGGACGGGAAGGTCCGGCTCGAGGAGCCGATTTTCGCGCGGCACTTCGAGTTCCTGAAGGCGCACGTCGACGCGGGCGTGACACCGAAGCTCACCATCCCGTCGCCCAGCATGGTTTATTACCGCGGCGGGCGGGCGGCGGTGAGCGAGACCGTCTACCCGGACCTGGACGAGTTCTTCACCGACCTCAGCGCGGCGTACGCGGCGCAGCTGGCGGCGATGGGCGAGCTGGGCTGCACCTACCTGCAACTCGACGACACCAGCCTGGCGTACCTGAACGACCCGGCCCAGCGCGAGCTCGTCGCCCGCATGGGCGGCGACCCGGACACCCAGCACCTGCGCAACATCAAGCAGATCAACGCCGCGCTCGCCGGGAAGCCCGAAGGCATGACCGTCACGACCCACCTGTGCCGCGGCAACTTCCGCTCCTCGTGGGCGGCCGAGGGCAGTTACGAGTTCGTCGCCGAGGCGTTGTTCGGCGAGCTGGGCGTGGACGGCTTCTTCCTGGAGTTCGACGACGAGCGCTCCGGCGGCTTCGAGCCGTTGCGCTTCGTGCCGCGGGACAAGCGCGTGGTGCTCGGCCTGGTCACCACGAAACGGCCCGAGCTGGAGGACCCGGACGCGCTGGTGCGGCGGATCGAGGAGGCCTCGCGGTTCGTCGACGTCGACCAGCTCTGCCTTTCCCCGCAGTGCGGTTTCTCCTCGACCGAGGAGGGCAACGAGCTGACTGTGGACGACCAGGTGCGGAAGCTGGAGCTGATCGTCTCGACCGCCGAGCGGGTGTGGGGCCGCGAATGA
- a CDS encoding NIPSNAP family protein yields the protein MITCVVDYVIDPAKIADFERFAAEWMRLVDREGGVHHGYFLPAEGASDEARALFSFESLAAYERYRTLFGVDPEFVAADRIREESGCVLRYRRTFMRPFLPDWPEAEAETETETETG from the coding sequence ATGATCACCTGCGTCGTCGACTACGTGATCGACCCGGCGAAGATCGCCGACTTCGAACGCTTCGCCGCCGAGTGGATGCGGCTGGTGGACCGCGAGGGCGGCGTTCACCACGGCTACTTCCTGCCCGCTGAGGGCGCCAGCGACGAGGCCCGCGCCCTGTTCAGCTTCGAGAGCCTCGCGGCCTACGAGCGCTACCGCACGCTGTTCGGCGTCGACCCGGAGTTCGTTGCGGCGGACCGGATCCGCGAGGAGTCCGGCTGTGTGCTGCGGTACCGGCGGACGTTCATGCGGCCGTTCCTGCCGGACTGGCCCGAGGCCGAGGCCGAGACCGAGACCGAGACCGAAACCGGCTGA
- a CDS encoding IclR family transcriptional regulator has protein sequence MRHNARRPPSVAGRVLDVLGAFTSDRPVLTLSELSRRAGLPLSTTHRLAAELVSRGALQRDGDGKFRVGLWLWEVASLAPHGAQLRESAMPFLEDLYEATHQNVQLAVLDGAEVVYIERLSGRDAVNVISRVGGRLPVHATAVGLVLLAHAPADVQEQILARPLKRYTDRTIASPEQLRRVLADVRHQGYAVSDGQIELVALSVGAAVHGPDDTVVAAISVVVPAQGTDPLTLVPAVRASARGISRALGAPRALRLPEDVRRETR, from the coding sequence ATGCGGCACAACGCGCGGCGGCCGCCGTCGGTGGCAGGGCGGGTGCTGGACGTGCTGGGCGCGTTCACCTCCGACCGGCCTGTGCTCACGCTGTCCGAGCTGAGCCGGCGCGCCGGGCTGCCGCTGTCGACCACGCACCGGCTCGCGGCGGAGCTGGTGAGCCGCGGGGCACTGCAGCGGGACGGCGACGGGAAGTTCCGCGTCGGGCTCTGGCTGTGGGAAGTGGCCTCGCTCGCGCCGCACGGGGCGCAGCTGCGGGAGAGCGCGATGCCGTTCCTGGAAGACCTCTACGAGGCCACGCACCAGAACGTGCAGCTGGCCGTGCTCGACGGCGCCGAGGTCGTGTACATCGAACGCCTCTCCGGCCGGGACGCGGTGAACGTGATCTCCCGCGTCGGCGGCCGGCTGCCGGTCCACGCGACGGCGGTGGGGCTGGTGCTGCTGGCCCACGCGCCCGCCGACGTCCAGGAGCAGATCCTCGCGCGCCCGCTCAAGCGGTACACGGACCGGACCATCGCGTCGCCCGAGCAGCTGCGGCGCGTGCTGGCCGACGTGCGGCATCAGGGTTACGCGGTCAGTGACGGCCAGATCGAGCTGGTCGCGTTGTCCGTCGGCGCGGCCGTGCACGGACCGGATGACACCGTCGTCGCGGCAATTTCCGTGGTCGTGCCCGCGCAGGGAACGGATCCGCTCACGCTGGTGCCCGCCGTACGGGCCTCGGCGCGTGGGATCTCGCGTGCGCTGGGTGCCCCTCGCGCGCTGCGGCTCCCCGAAGACGTCCGCCGCGAGACGCGGTAA
- a CDS encoding NAD(P)/FAD-dependent oxidoreductase encodes MSSAVESSSETVLVVGGGQSGFQAVASLRDKGFPGRVVLVGDEPGVPYQRPPLSKAYLKGTAGDEALRLRPEDFFAEKDIQLVAGRVRSLDRAEGQAVLEDGSKLGYDHLVLATGARNRTLPVPGADLEGVLMLRTRDDADRLRAELEAARDVVVIGGGFIGLEFASHAGRPVTVVEAQDRLLARVASPEVSEFFARLHRDAGHTVLLGTGVTALHGEGRVESVELSDGRRLPADLVVVAVGVVPETGLAEAAGLPVTNGVVVDEHLRTEDPKIFAIGDCANFPCVQAGAPTRLESVQNAVDQARSVAASITGGSAPYDSLPWFWTDQTAAKLQIVGILANADQTVVTGDLAEGKFSVLSFRDGVLIAVESVNRPADHIAARRLFTAEQRPSYADLKASAFDLKAHVKSRSAA; translated from the coding sequence ATGAGCAGTGCCGTGGAGTCCTCGTCGGAAACCGTGCTGGTGGTCGGAGGCGGGCAGAGCGGCTTCCAGGCCGTGGCGTCGTTGCGGGACAAGGGATTCCCCGGCCGCGTGGTCCTGGTCGGCGATGAGCCGGGGGTGCCGTACCAGCGACCGCCGCTGTCGAAGGCGTACCTGAAGGGCACGGCGGGCGACGAGGCGCTGCGGCTGCGGCCGGAGGACTTCTTCGCCGAGAAGGACATCCAGCTCGTGGCCGGACGGGTGCGCTCGCTCGACCGCGCCGAGGGCCAGGCCGTGCTGGAGGACGGTTCGAAGCTCGGTTACGACCACCTGGTGCTGGCCACCGGCGCGCGCAACCGGACGCTGCCCGTGCCCGGCGCGGACCTCGAGGGCGTGCTCATGCTCCGCACCCGGGACGACGCCGACCGGCTGCGCGCCGAGCTGGAGGCCGCCCGCGACGTCGTGGTCATCGGGGGCGGGTTCATCGGGCTGGAGTTCGCGTCGCACGCCGGGCGGCCGGTGACGGTCGTCGAGGCGCAGGACCGGCTGCTGGCCCGCGTCGCCTCGCCCGAGGTGTCGGAGTTCTTCGCCCGGCTGCACCGCGACGCCGGGCACACCGTGCTGCTCGGCACCGGCGTCACCGCGCTGCACGGCGAGGGCCGGGTCGAGTCGGTGGAGCTGTCCGACGGCCGCCGGCTGCCCGCCGACCTGGTCGTGGTCGCCGTGGGCGTGGTGCCGGAGACCGGGCTGGCCGAGGCGGCCGGGCTGCCGGTGACCAACGGCGTGGTGGTCGACGAGCACCTGCGCACCGAGGACCCGAAGATCTTCGCGATCGGCGACTGCGCCAACTTCCCGTGTGTGCAGGCCGGCGCCCCGACCCGGCTGGAGTCCGTGCAGAACGCCGTGGACCAGGCCCGTTCCGTCGCCGCCTCGATCACCGGCGGCTCCGCGCCGTACGACAGCCTGCCGTGGTTCTGGACCGACCAGACCGCCGCGAAGCTGCAGATTGTCGGCATCCTCGCGAACGCCGACCAGACCGTGGTCACCGGCGACCTCGCCGAGGGCAAGTTCTCCGTGCTGTCGTTCCGCGACGGCGTGCTCATCGCAGTCGAGTCGGTGAACCGGCCGGCCGACCACATCGCCGCCCGGCGCCTGTTCACCGCCGAGCAGCGTCCGTCCTATGCGGACCTCAAGGCCAGCGCGTTCGACCTGAAAGCCCATGTGAAGTCGCGTTCCGCGGCTTAG
- a CDS encoding 4-hydroxybenzoate 3-monooxygenase, with protein sequence MRTQVAVIGAGPAGLLLSYLLHQAGVDAVVLEARDREYVRQRVRAGVCEQPTVELLTEIGLGDRLAREGLPHEGFSLRFDGADHRIALTELTGRAITVYGQQEIVKDLVDAHEERGLPLHFEVSGIEMSDVDTERPVVRYRDASGTLQTLECDAIAGCDGFHGVSRPSIPDGVLGVFEREYPFAWLGVLAQTPPSHEELIYTHHERGFALHSMRSPEITRLYLQVDPAEDLAAWSDDRIWSELAQRLAVDGEFTLREGPILDKGITPMRSFVAEPMRHGRLFLAGDAAHIVPPTGAKGMNLAVADVRVLSRALIALSKGDASLAESYSDTCLRRVWRAEHFSWFMTTMLHTDPHADPFARRLQLSQLRYTAASRAAATSLAENYVGLPFA encoded by the coding sequence TTGCGCACTCAGGTCGCCGTGATCGGCGCCGGTCCCGCCGGCCTGCTGCTGTCCTACCTCCTGCACCAGGCCGGGGTGGACGCCGTGGTGCTGGAGGCCCGCGACCGCGAGTACGTGCGGCAGCGGGTGCGCGCGGGGGTGTGCGAGCAGCCGACGGTGGAGCTGCTCACCGAGATCGGGCTCGGCGACCGGCTGGCACGGGAAGGCCTGCCGCATGAAGGGTTTTCCCTGCGCTTCGACGGCGCCGACCACCGCATCGCGCTGACCGAGCTGACCGGCCGGGCGATCACGGTGTACGGCCAGCAGGAGATCGTCAAGGACCTCGTGGACGCGCACGAGGAGCGCGGGCTGCCGCTGCACTTCGAGGTTTCCGGCATCGAAATGTCCGATGTGGACACCGAGCGGCCGGTGGTGCGCTACCGGGACGCGTCGGGCACGCTGCAAACCCTGGAATGCGACGCGATCGCGGGCTGCGACGGGTTCCACGGCGTCTCGCGTCCGTCCATTCCGGACGGTGTGCTGGGCGTTTTCGAGCGCGAGTACCCTTTCGCCTGGCTCGGCGTGCTGGCGCAGACGCCGCCCTCGCACGAGGAGCTGATCTACACCCACCACGAGCGCGGGTTCGCGCTGCACAGCATGCGCTCGCCGGAGATCACCCGGCTGTACCTCCAGGTGGACCCGGCTGAAGACCTGGCCGCGTGGTCCGACGACCGGATCTGGTCCGAGCTGGCCCAGCGCCTGGCCGTCGACGGCGAGTTCACCCTGCGCGAGGGCCCGATCCTGGACAAGGGCATCACGCCGATGCGCAGCTTCGTCGCCGAGCCGATGCGCCACGGCCGCCTGTTCCTCGCGGGTGACGCCGCGCATATCGTGCCGCCGACCGGCGCCAAGGGTATGAACCTCGCGGTGGCCGACGTCCGCGTGCTCTCTCGCGCGCTTATTGCATTGTCCAAAGGAGACGCCTCGCTCGCGGAGTCCTATTCGGACACTTGCCTGCGCCGCGTGTGGCGGGCCGAGCACTTCTCCTGGTTCATGACCACGATGCTGCACACCGATCCGCACGCGGACCCGTTCGCCCGCCGGCTCCAGCTTTCGCAGCTGCGCTATACCGCCGCGTCGAGGGCGGCGGCGACCAGCCTGGCCGAGAACTACGTCGGGCTGCCGTTCGCCTGA
- a CDS encoding Clp protease N-terminal domain-containing protein encodes MTYPVKLDDLISAIKSNQDHDALGQLSDAVYLGEHLGELADHLIGHFVDQARRSGASWTEIGASMGVSKQAVQKRFVPKIDPGGDSGGVIQRLYGRYTVRARHVVVEAKDAAIKAKSPGIDTTHLVLGLLSEPAALAAGVIVFQGVSLDAVREAAEARLPEPVDDVPDPMPFTAAAKKTLELTLREGLRLGHNYIGTEHLLLALLEQGEGAGYEVLTGLGITKEPAETKIKEALAEILAARAQ; translated from the coding sequence ATGACCTACCCAGTGAAGCTCGACGACCTGATCTCCGCCATCAAGTCCAACCAGGACCACGACGCGCTCGGCCAGCTGTCCGACGCGGTTTACCTCGGCGAGCACCTCGGTGAGCTCGCCGATCACCTGATCGGCCACTTCGTCGACCAGGCCCGCCGGTCCGGCGCCTCCTGGACCGAAATCGGCGCCAGCATGGGCGTTTCCAAACAGGCGGTGCAGAAACGGTTCGTGCCGAAGATCGACCCCGGCGGCGATTCCGGGGGAGTGATCCAACGGCTCTACGGCCGCTACACCGTCCGCGCCCGGCACGTGGTCGTCGAAGCGAAGGACGCGGCGATCAAGGCCAAGAGCCCCGGCATCGACACCACGCACCTGGTGCTCGGCCTGCTTTCCGAGCCGGCCGCGCTGGCGGCGGGGGTGATCGTGTTCCAGGGCGTCTCGCTCGACGCCGTTCGCGAGGCGGCCGAGGCCCGGCTGCCCGAGCCGGTGGACGACGTGCCGGACCCGATGCCGTTCACCGCGGCGGCGAAGAAGACGCTGGAGCTGACCCTGCGGGAAGGCCTTCGCCTCGGCCACAACTACATCGGCACCGAGCACCTTTTGCTGGCCCTGCTGGAACAAGGCGAGGGCGCGGGGTACGAGGTGCTCACCGGGCTGGGCATCACGAAGGAGCCGGCGGAGACGAAGATCAAGGAGGCGCTGGCGGAGATCCTGGCCGCCCGGGCGCAGTAA
- the gndA gene encoding NADP-dependent phosphogluconate dehydrogenase, with product MSKKASIGVTGLAVMGRNLARNLARHGHTVALHNRSEERTRSLVEQFGDEGDFIPAYSAQEFVDALERPRQIVIMVKAGGPTDAVIEEFAPLLERGDVIVDAGNAHFADTRRREKALRERGLHFVGTGVSGGEEGALNGPSIMPGGSKESYESLGPLFEDISAKVDGEPCCTHIGADGAGHFVKMVHNGIEYADMQLIAESFDLLRGAAGYAPAEIADVFQTWNTGRLDSYLIEITADVLKHVDAATGKPFVDIVEDAAEQKGTGRWTVQIGLDLGVPISGIAEAVFARSLSGSKPLRSAAHGLGGPSRAPLTGAALETFADDVEQALYASKVVAYAQGFNQIQAGASEYGWDIDLGRVASIWRGGCIIRAKFLNDITAAYADEPGLPTLLTSGGFRKAVEDAQDSWRSVISTAVQLGIPTPGFSTALAYYDGLRADRLPAALVQGQRDYFGAHTYRRVDREGSFHTAWATEDRTESPS from the coding sequence ATGAGCAAGAAGGCGAGCATCGGGGTCACCGGCCTGGCGGTCATGGGCCGCAACCTGGCCAGGAACCTCGCCCGGCACGGGCACACCGTCGCCCTGCACAACCGCTCCGAGGAGCGCACCCGCTCCCTCGTCGAGCAGTTCGGCGACGAGGGCGACTTCATCCCGGCGTACTCCGCGCAGGAGTTCGTCGACGCGCTCGAACGGCCGCGGCAGATCGTGATCATGGTCAAGGCGGGCGGGCCGACCGACGCCGTCATCGAGGAGTTCGCGCCGCTGCTGGAGCGGGGCGACGTGATCGTCGACGCCGGCAACGCGCACTTCGCGGACACCCGCCGTCGTGAGAAGGCGCTTCGTGAGCGCGGGCTGCACTTCGTCGGCACCGGCGTCTCCGGCGGCGAGGAGGGCGCGCTCAACGGCCCGAGCATCATGCCCGGCGGCTCCAAGGAGTCGTACGAGTCGCTCGGCCCGCTGTTCGAGGACATCTCGGCGAAGGTCGACGGCGAGCCCTGCTGCACGCACATCGGCGCGGACGGCGCGGGCCACTTCGTGAAGATGGTGCACAACGGCATCGAGTACGCCGACATGCAGCTGATCGCCGAGTCGTTCGACCTGCTGCGCGGCGCCGCGGGCTACGCGCCGGCCGAGATCGCCGACGTGTTCCAGACCTGGAACACCGGCCGCCTCGACTCGTATCTGATCGAGATCACCGCCGACGTGCTCAAGCACGTGGACGCGGCCACCGGCAAGCCGTTCGTCGACATCGTCGAGGACGCCGCCGAGCAGAAGGGCACCGGCCGCTGGACCGTCCAGATCGGACTCGACCTCGGCGTGCCGATCAGCGGGATCGCCGAAGCCGTGTTCGCCCGCTCGCTCTCGGGCTCGAAGCCGCTGCGCTCGGCGGCGCACGGTCTCGGCGGGCCTTCGCGCGCGCCGCTCACCGGTGCCGCGCTGGAGACCTTCGCGGACGACGTCGAGCAGGCGCTGTACGCGTCCAAGGTGGTCGCGTACGCCCAGGGCTTCAACCAGATCCAGGCCGGCGCGAGCGAGTACGGCTGGGACATCGACCTCGGCCGCGTCGCCTCCATCTGGCGCGGCGGCTGCATCATCCGGGCCAAGTTCCTCAACGACATCACCGCGGCCTACGCCGACGAGCCGGGCCTGCCGACCCTGCTCACCTCCGGCGGCTTCCGCAAGGCCGTCGAGGACGCCCAGGACTCCTGGCGCTCGGTCATCTCCACCGCCGTCCAGCTCGGCATCCCGACGCCGGGCTTCTCCACCGCGCTGGCCTACTACGACGGCCTGCGTGCGGACCGCCTGCCGGCCGCGCTCGTCCAGGGGCAGCGCGACTACTTCGGCGCGCACACCTACCGCCGGGTGGACCGCGAAGGCTCGTTCCACACGGCCTGGGCCACCGAGGACCGGACCGAATCCCCGTCCTGA
- a CDS encoding MBL fold metallo-hydrolase, which yields MIDRSPAAAGVERLADGAFGYVQPDGSWFINNCGFLDAGGHTVLIDTCSTERRTRAMLETVAAATGPVTTLVNTHHHGDHTNGNYLVEGATIVGQRKTREVMLAEGIQLYEGIFPGNDWGHLELRVPDVVFEDRLTVYAGETRVDLIHPGHAAHTTNDVLAWLPEQRVLYTGDLIFNGGSPFALMGSVAGWRAALDVIRELEPAVILPGHGPACGPEVIDTVDAYLAFVQDTASRGKAAGRSPLELAKETDLGAFAEMSEQERLAGNLHRAYAELDGAEWGAPIDLVAAITDMIAYNGAPIRCFS from the coding sequence ATGATCGATCGCTCCCCCGCCGCGGCCGGCGTCGAACGCCTGGCCGATGGCGCCTTCGGGTACGTGCAGCCCGACGGCTCGTGGTTCATCAACAACTGCGGCTTCCTCGACGCGGGCGGCCACACCGTCCTCATCGACACCTGCTCCACCGAACGGCGCACGCGCGCGATGCTGGAGACCGTCGCGGCCGCGACCGGCCCGGTCACGACCCTGGTCAACACCCACCACCACGGCGACCACACCAACGGCAACTACCTCGTCGAGGGCGCCACCATCGTCGGCCAGCGCAAGACGCGCGAGGTGATGCTCGCCGAGGGCATCCAGCTGTACGAAGGCATCTTCCCCGGCAACGACTGGGGCCACCTCGAGCTGCGCGTGCCGGATGTCGTCTTCGAAGACCGGCTGACCGTGTACGCGGGCGAGACCCGCGTTGACCTGATCCACCCCGGCCACGCCGCGCACACCACCAACGACGTGCTCGCCTGGCTGCCCGAGCAGCGCGTGCTCTACACCGGCGACCTGATCTTCAACGGCGGCAGCCCGTTCGCGCTGATGGGCTCGGTCGCGGGCTGGCGCGCCGCGCTGGACGTGATCCGCGAGCTGGAGCCGGCCGTGATCCTGCCCGGGCACGGGCCGGCGTGCGGGCCGGAGGTGATCGACACCGTCGACGCGTACCTGGCTTTCGTGCAGGACACGGCATCGCGGGGCAAGGCGGCCGGGCGGTCGCCGCTGGAGCTGGCGAAGGAGACGGACCTCGGCGCGTTCGCGGAGATGTCCGAGCAGGAGCGGCTGGCCGGCAACCTCCACCGCGCGTACGCCGAGCTGGACGGCGCCGAGTGGGGCGCGCCGATCGACCTGGTCGCGGCCATCACCGACATGATCGCCTACAACGGGGCGCCGATCCGCTGCTTCTCCTGA
- a CDS encoding helix-turn-helix domain-containing protein — MASTVTSRRKQLGNELRHARNAARMTQQQVAEVLGCTQGKVNKIESGAVGVKLGDVRSMLNAFGINGEEADTLMNLARAAAGQRGHWSGYRSVVPHWFRTFTDLEPAAAEILTWHGERVPGPLQSEHYMLKQFTEAGATDVTALVRNRLDRKAVFEQQQPPYYRFIISEGALRRAPGGFAPAVMLDQVEHLLALDRHPRVYVHVLPFGARLAAVPNDFTIMRFPDRTRDFVYIEHSAGGLYLDDVKDFNIFVDSWDRLRGAALERQETRQFLKELAEGYRAQMQ; from the coding sequence ATGGCGAGCACCGTCACCTCGCGCCGGAAGCAGCTCGGCAACGAGCTCCGGCATGCCCGCAACGCCGCGCGGATGACACAACAGCAAGTCGCCGAGGTTCTCGGCTGCACCCAGGGCAAGGTCAACAAGATCGAGTCCGGTGCCGTCGGAGTCAAGCTCGGGGATGTGCGCTCCATGCTGAACGCGTTCGGGATCAACGGCGAAGAGGCCGACACCCTGATGAACCTGGCGCGGGCCGCCGCCGGGCAGCGCGGCCACTGGTCGGGCTACCGGTCCGTGGTGCCGCACTGGTTCCGCACCTTCACGGACCTGGAGCCCGCGGCCGCGGAGATCCTCACCTGGCACGGCGAGCGCGTCCCGGGGCCGTTGCAGTCCGAGCACTACATGCTCAAGCAGTTCACCGAGGCGGGCGCCACGGACGTCACGGCGCTGGTGCGCAACCGGCTCGACCGCAAGGCCGTTTTCGAGCAGCAGCAACCGCCGTACTACCGGTTCATCATCAGCGAGGGCGCCCTGCGGCGAGCCCCCGGCGGGTTCGCCCCGGCGGTGATGCTGGACCAGGTGGAGCACCTGCTCGCCCTCGACCGGCACCCGCGCGTGTACGTGCACGTGCTCCCCTTCGGCGCCCGGCTCGCCGCCGTGCCCAACGACTTCACGATCATGCGCTTCCCGGACCGCACCAGGGATTTCGTCTACATCGAACACTCGGCCGGCGGCCTGTACCTCGACGACGTCAAGGACTTCAACATCTTCGTCGACTCCTGGGACCGGTTGCGCGGGGCCGCGCTGGAACGACAGGAGACTCGGCAGTTTCTCAAGGAGCTGGCTGAGGGGTATAGGGCACAGATGCAGTGA
- a CDS encoding SAM-dependent methyltransferase, with protein sequence MTQVPDPADPQAPEGVDLERPNAARIYDWFLGGTANWAIDREFGERAVKTFPTIKSIAQLGRQFLGRGVEYMARQGIDQFLDLGSGVPTVGNVHEIAVSVNPDARCVYVDNEPVAVAHSQILLEREGVADRHAVLHGDLRQPGDIWPRALDTGVLDPKRPIGLIMCGVLYFVGPDEDAPGIVRKYLSLLPSGSYFLASHLTNDGVKAPDGESRDEIQEQYKQSSTPFYHRTREEFAEFFEGLELVKPGITWIPEWHPDEAAERLVNRIAEDPSFSGGLGAMGRKP encoded by the coding sequence ATGACGCAGGTACCGGACCCCGCCGATCCACAGGCCCCGGAAGGCGTTGACCTCGAACGGCCCAACGCGGCGCGGATCTACGACTGGTTCCTCGGCGGCACGGCGAACTGGGCGATCGACCGCGAGTTCGGCGAGCGGGCCGTCAAGACGTTCCCGACGATCAAGAGCATCGCGCAGCTCGGCCGGCAGTTCCTCGGGCGCGGCGTGGAGTACATGGCGCGCCAGGGCATCGACCAGTTCCTCGACCTCGGCTCGGGCGTGCCGACGGTCGGCAACGTGCACGAGATCGCCGTGTCGGTGAACCCCGACGCGCGCTGCGTGTACGTCGACAACGAGCCCGTCGCGGTCGCGCACTCGCAGATCCTGCTGGAGCGTGAGGGCGTCGCCGACCGGCACGCGGTGCTGCACGGCGACCTGCGTCAGCCTGGCGACATCTGGCCGCGGGCGCTCGACACCGGCGTGCTCGACCCGAAACGGCCGATCGGGCTGATCATGTGCGGCGTGCTGTACTTCGTCGGGCCGGACGAGGACGCGCCCGGCATCGTGCGCAAGTACCTGTCACTGCTGCCGTCCGGGTCGTACTTCCTGGCTTCGCACCTGACGAACGACGGCGTCAAGGCGCCCGACGGGGAGAGCCGCGACGAGATCCAGGAGCAGTACAAGCAGTCCAGCACGCCGTTCTACCACCGCACCCGCGAGGAGTTCGCGGAGTTCTTCGAAGGGCTGGAGCTGGTCAAGCCCGGCATCACCTGGATTCCGGAGTGGCACCCGGACGAAGCCGCGGAGAGGCTGGTCAACCGGATCGCTGAGGACCCGTCGTTCAGCGGCGGCCTCGGCGCGATGGGCCGCAAGCCCTAG
- a CDS encoding DUF397 domain-containing protein: MADYPSSPDYDPNAVKSLFEDAAWGKSFASEPNGGNCVEVNLGREGLVGVRDTKLAQSPVLVFDAGEWAAFLVAVKAGQFDLPPST, from the coding sequence ATGGCGGATTATCCGTCGTCCCCGGATTACGACCCGAACGCCGTCAAATCGCTGTTCGAGGACGCCGCCTGGGGGAAGTCGTTCGCCAGCGAGCCCAACGGCGGCAACTGCGTGGAGGTCAACCTGGGCCGGGAAGGCCTGGTGGGCGTCCGTGACACCAAGCTCGCGCAGAGCCCGGTGCTGGTCTTCGACGCCGGCGAGTGGGCGGCGTTCCTGGTGGCGGTCAAGGCGGGGCAGTTCGACCTGCCGCCCAGCACCTGA
- a CDS encoding FixH family protein — protein sequence MTAEIPAAPRQRRRPVLLIAVVVVVAAVLLGWLLWGGGGTTGPTVQRSTSGPYTVQLSTDSPRVGGNTFAFDVTGPAPEGVTVEPVMPQMGHAITPVPATADGPGRFRAADVGLPMSGQWEITVSLRGPAGAAQVVFPVLVNQ from the coding sequence GTGACCGCCGAAATCCCAGCCGCGCCAAGGCAAAGACGCCGTCCGGTGCTGCTGATCGCCGTGGTCGTCGTGGTGGCGGCCGTGCTGCTCGGCTGGCTGCTCTGGGGCGGGGGCGGCACGACCGGGCCCACGGTGCAGCGCTCGACGTCCGGGCCGTACACCGTGCAGCTGTCCACGGACTCGCCGCGCGTCGGCGGCAACACGTTCGCCTTCGACGTCACCGGCCCGGCGCCCGAAGGCGTCACCGTGGAGCCGGTGATGCCGCAGATGGGCCACGCGATCACGCCGGTGCCCGCGACGGCCGACGGGCCGGGCCGCTTCCGCGCCGCCGACGTCGGCCTGCCGATGTCCGGGCAGTGGGAGATCACGGTCTCCCTGCGCGGGCCCGCCGGCGCCGCCCAAGTCGTTTTTCCCGTGTTGGTCAACCAATAA